A single Candidatus Poribacteria bacterium DNA region contains:
- a CDS encoding peptidyl-prolyl cis-trans isomerase produces the protein MIIFLREKFIAQLFMWIIAIVFLAGTVFLYSNTRGGGEDPEGEVVLRINNIEVKRGEFESAVANALETQRRNQRFGALDREETQKSVIDRWVQQTILGSVDIGPAEIERYIRSDTTRVEQYNLYQQFGAVDLYTENVRLQLSSAALRDSVQSLELITDTEAEQAYRLESDKAKVKFIEFKHSDYVATTEVDETEAEAYFEENRDNYKSEEQVNVKFIRVNPAVLVSEEDIAAYYAENQAEFTTPEVVKARHILKKFPDNATDEQKAETKTAAEELLKTINAELEAGADFAELAMTHSEGPSGAQGGALRGGNPKLPPGDYFARGDMVKPFEETAFDILEPGAVSGLVETQFGFHIIKLEEKRAPEVQPFDQAQYEIRQKLVQVSGVDEAKKVSSDLLYEIEIHDYDAALALERYKELSLIALETGFFSRDVTTIPQIGARWGYQGLIEELFDMEVNVIKVIEAKRSDGERVEAYFVATVLEKKPATIPPFSEIKPQVFSDLKTEKSKERAFADAQNLVNKRADTTSLDVLLEKYDAPEGLEVDQLSVQESNLFALSPNSDYIAGMGSSTETMFAAFRMKVDEIGGPFKGSNSVYIVQLVEREEPDIETFQMDPAEKARHRQALIQAKKRETYLNWFAARKKASELWIHPDYR, from the coding sequence TCCTTGCAGGGACAGTGTTCCTCTATAGCAATACGCGGGGCGGAGGCGAAGATCCTGAAGGAGAAGTCGTTCTCAGAATTAATAACATAGAAGTCAAGCGCGGAGAGTTTGAGAGTGCCGTCGCCAATGCCTTGGAAACTCAAAGACGAAACCAGAGATTCGGTGCGCTGGACCGAGAGGAAACGCAAAAATCGGTAATTGATCGCTGGGTACAGCAAACCATACTTGGGAGTGTGGATATCGGTCCTGCTGAAATAGAACGCTACATCCGAAGCGACACCACCCGAGTCGAGCAGTACAATCTTTACCAACAATTCGGGGCAGTAGACCTCTATACAGAGAATGTTCGTTTACAACTGAGTTCCGCCGCACTCCGAGATAGTGTTCAGTCGCTTGAGTTGATAACCGATACTGAAGCAGAACAAGCATATCGACTTGAATCAGACAAGGCAAAAGTTAAATTTATTGAGTTTAAGCATAGCGATTATGTCGCAACGACTGAAGTAGATGAAACAGAAGCAGAGGCGTACTTTGAGGAAAATCGGGATAACTATAAATCGGAAGAACAGGTGAATGTAAAGTTTATTAGGGTAAATCCTGCTGTTCTCGTTTCAGAAGAAGACATTGCTGCGTATTATGCGGAAAACCAAGCGGAGTTTACGACACCCGAAGTGGTTAAAGCACGTCATATCTTGAAAAAATTTCCTGATAATGCGACCGACGAACAAAAGGCGGAAACCAAAACCGCCGCAGAGGAACTCCTCAAAACTATCAACGCTGAACTTGAAGCAGGTGCGGATTTCGCAGAACTCGCAATGACGCATTCAGAGGGCCCTTCCGGTGCGCAAGGTGGTGCCTTAAGAGGCGGAAACCCAAAACTTCCGCCCGGAGACTACTTTGCACGTGGGGACATGGTCAAACCCTTCGAGGAGACAGCTTTTGACATCTTGGAACCAGGAGCAGTCAGCGGTTTAGTCGAAACACAATTTGGGTTTCACATCATCAAGTTGGAAGAAAAGAGAGCACCAGAAGTTCAACCTTTCGACCAGGCCCAATACGAGATCCGACAAAAACTCGTTCAAGTCAGCGGCGTTGATGAAGCAAAAAAAGTTTCATCCGACCTTCTGTATGAAATCGAAATTCACGATTATGACGCGGCTCTTGCACTTGAAAGATACAAGGAGCTTTCCCTCATCGCGCTGGAAACCGGGTTCTTTAGCCGTGATGTTACAACTATTCCACAGATTGGCGCAAGATGGGGGTATCAAGGGTTAATCGAAGAACTCTTTGATATGGAAGTGAACGTAATAAAGGTTATTGAGGCGAAAAGGTCGGATGGAGAAAGAGTAGAAGCCTATTTTGTCGCCACCGTTCTTGAGAAAAAACCGGCGACGATTCCACCGTTTTCGGAAATCAAACCACAGGTCTTCAGCGATCTGAAAACAGAAAAATCCAAAGAGCGTGCCTTTGCGGATGCACAAAATCTGGTCAATAAACGGGCGGACACCACATCGCTGGATGTCTTATTGGAAAAGTATGATGCGCCTGAAGGCTTAGAGGTAGACCAACTTTCTGTCCAGGAAAGTAACCTTTTCGCACTCAGTCCAAACAGCGATTATATTGCAGGTATGGGAAGTTCGACTGAAACTATGTTTGCCGCATTTCGGATGAAGGTTGATGAGATTGGGGGTCCCTTCAAAGGGAGCAATTCTGTCTATATTGTCCAACTCGTTGAGCGGGAAGAACCTGACATTGAAACGTTCCAAATGGACCCGGCTGAGAAAGCGCGGCATCGTCAAGCTCTCATCCAAGCGAAGAAACGGGAAACATATCTGAATTGGTTCGCTGCACGCAAAAAGGCGAGTGAACTTTGGATCCATCCAGATTATCGTTAA
- the mqnC gene encoding dehypoxanthine futalosine cyclase has product MDTNIQPILEKSLSGERLDFDDCLTLFKSHDLLALGHAADIARQRKHPEGYVTYIVDRNINYTNWCYVDCDFCAFYRHRQDPDAYVMEREELGKKIQETLDLGGELILMQGGLHPKLKLDWYEDLLRWIKANYRIHIHGFSPPELDWFAKINRMSLQEMLIRLRDAGLDSIPGGGAEILTDHARNEISPKKCTADEWLEVMRQGHLVGLKSSATMMYGHVESYTERVEHLVRLRDLQDETGGFTAFICWSLQPANTRMDHIPPAGSFEYLKTLAISRLFLDNFDNFQSSWVTQGPKIGQLSLKFGANDMGGTMIEENVVSKAGTVYCMPIEEIERTISELGYTPKRRNFFYELLN; this is encoded by the coding sequence ATGGATACAAACATCCAACCTATCCTTGAGAAATCGCTTTCGGGCGAACGGTTAGACTTTGATGACTGCTTGACGCTTTTTAAGAGCCACGACTTACTCGCTCTGGGGCACGCTGCAGATATTGCCCGGCAACGCAAACATCCCGAAGGTTACGTCACTTACATTGTTGACCGAAATATCAACTATACCAATTGGTGTTATGTTGACTGCGATTTTTGTGCTTTCTATCGCCATCGTCAAGACCCTGACGCTTATGTTATGGAGCGGGAAGAACTGGGGAAAAAGATACAGGAAACACTGGATCTTGGCGGTGAGTTGATTCTCATGCAAGGTGGATTGCATCCGAAACTCAAACTTGACTGGTACGAAGATCTCCTCCGTTGGATCAAAGCAAATTACCGCATTCATATCCATGGGTTTTCCCCACCAGAGTTGGACTGGTTTGCCAAAATAAACCGTATGTCGTTGCAAGAAATGCTCATCCGGTTGCGAGATGCTGGGCTTGATTCGATCCCTGGCGGCGGTGCAGAGATTCTCACTGACCATGCCCGTAATGAGATTAGCCCTAAGAAATGCACCGCTGATGAGTGGCTGGAGGTCATGCGTCAGGGACATTTAGTTGGACTCAAGTCGAGTGCGACGATGATGTATGGGCATGTAGAGAGCTACACCGAACGTGTTGAGCACCTCGTCAGACTGCGCGATTTACAAGATGAGACAGGTGGATTCACAGCATTTATCTGTTGGTCGCTACAACCCGCCAATACTCGTATGGATCATATACCACCTGCAGGAAGTTTTGAATATCTCAAAACGCTTGCTATTTCGCGATTGTTCTTGGATAACTTCGATAACTTTCAATCTTCATGGGTAACCCAAGGTCCGAAGATCGGACAATTATCACTTAAATTCGGTGCAAATGATATGGGTGGTACAATGATAGAGGAAAACGTTGTCAGCAAAGCTGGAACCGTCTATTGCATGCCGATTGAGGAGATCGAACGCACCATAAGCGAGTTGGGTTATACTCCCAAACGCCGCAATTTCTTCTACGAACTCCTGAATTAA
- the rpoZ gene encoding DNA-directed RNA polymerase subunit omega produces MSEVVYNEDLVKRVSNKYLAVNIAAKRARDINADGLPIAPSSTADKRKKSVAVATQELVEGKLHFERSEVKAPAQNTPSIFADSQDSEDGSDIFDEELLAREGDADPEEREEGI; encoded by the coding sequence ATGAGCGAAGTGGTTTACAATGAAGACTTAGTGAAACGCGTATCAAATAAATACCTCGCAGTGAATATTGCCGCGAAGCGCGCCAGAGATATAAACGCAGATGGTTTGCCTATTGCGCCTTCAAGCACTGCAGATAAAAGGAAGAAATCTGTCGCCGTTGCAACGCAGGAGTTGGTTGAAGGGAAACTTCACTTTGAAAGAAGCGAGGTCAAAGCACCCGCTCAGAATACGCCGTCGATTTTTGCCGACTCGCAGGATTCAGAAGATGGGAGTGATATATTTGATGAAGAACTCCTCGCACGCGAAGGTGATGCTGACCCAGAGGAGCGTGAGGAAGGTATTTAA
- the rpmG gene encoding 50S ribosomal protein L33, which yields MPRDIVILACDVCSQRNYVTTRNRRTNQNRYERKKYCRFCRKHTSHKETR from the coding sequence ATGCCCAGAGACATTGTAATATTAGCATGTGATGTATGTAGCCAGCGGAATTATGTGACGACCCGGAATCGTCGGACAAACCAAAATCGATACGAACGGAAGAAATACTGTCGTTTCTGTCGAAAACATACATCCCACAAGGAAACACGATAA
- a CDS encoding preprotein translocase subunit SecE: protein MSKPDAKEVQGSTITVIIASAVLGLFIGLVDGNSAFPKWSNPLGWIFLVALPIVVYFITRSWENQPQSVREAEVSGGSGGNRKVIAAAIACIPLIAVLVSQYVLSNPLEGFGMAFLRTLFIR from the coding sequence GTGTCTAAGCCAGATGCCAAAGAAGTCCAAGGCAGCACCATTACTGTTATCATTGCTTCCGCCGTGTTAGGACTTTTCATCGGGTTAGTCGATGGTAACTCCGCTTTTCCAAAGTGGAGCAACCCGCTGGGTTGGATCTTTCTGGTGGCTCTTCCAATCGTTGTTTACTTTATTACGCGAAGTTGGGAGAATCAACCGCAAAGTGTTAGAGAAGCCGAAGTGTCTGGGGGTAGCGGCGGGAATCGGAAAGTGATAGCGGCAGCAATAGCCTGTATCCCTTTAATCGCTGTACTCGTAAGCCAGTATGTCCTCAGTAATCCCCTTGAAGGTTTCGGTATGGCTTTCCTCAGAACGCTCTTTATTCGTTAA
- the nusG gene encoding transcription termination/antitermination factor NusG: protein MDGYWYVVQIYTGHEKKVKLTLDNMIAREDLQDEILQVNVPETEVVEIKDGQRKESRRPSYPGYVLVNTTHQLGPHVDNPIGQRSWTLIQETPGVMNFLGPTLHPSPLSPDDVEAMLQMSTEEEEVLPVPAMEYEIGDKVKVINGPFSGFPGEIEEIDMEHQRLRLSISLFGRSTSVDLGLLEVEELN, encoded by the coding sequence ATGGATGGATACTGGTACGTTGTTCAAATATACACTGGACATGAGAAAAAGGTTAAACTGACGCTCGACAACATGATCGCCAGGGAAGACCTACAGGACGAAATCCTGCAGGTGAATGTCCCAGAGACTGAGGTTGTAGAGATTAAAGATGGTCAACGGAAAGAGAGCCGGCGTCCATCTTATCCGGGGTACGTCCTTGTGAATACCACCCATCAACTCGGTCCACATGTCGACAATCCGATTGGGCAAAGGAGTTGGACTCTCATACAAGAGACACCGGGAGTCATGAACTTTTTAGGTCCCACCTTACATCCATCACCGCTGAGTCCGGATGATGTCGAAGCAATGCTTCAGATGTCAACCGAGGAAGAGGAAGTCCTACCAGTACCCGCAATGGAATATGAAATAGGCGATAAGGTCAAGGTGATAAACGGTCCGTTTAGTGGATTCCCGGGCGAAATCGAAGAAATTGACATGGAACACCAACGATTACGCCTCAGCATCTCACTTTTCGGTCGCTCCACCTCCGTTGACTTGGGCTTACTCGAAGTGGAAGAATTGAACTAA